One region of Paucibacter aquatile genomic DNA includes:
- a CDS encoding TVP38/TMEM64 family protein yields MTPHSPAPPGHDTTPGGSNHRTDRSRLRRRLRMLWLLLALLLSLSLIWAHGDGREALQAQTLLPRLQALGQALGPLGVIGVMTMALVLAVPLMLMTVLALAALGPALGMTCTLTAGVLASGLSHSIGHGLGHAALRELAGPRLQAISQALAARGLMAVILIRWLPIAPFALVNMVAGASHIRLRDMLLGTLLGMLPATLVLAFFMDALIQAWHEANAADGARLLGALLLLAVAAGLLRRWMRRRRPER; encoded by the coding sequence ATGACGCCTCATTCCCCTGCACCGCCGGGCCACGACACGACGCCGGGTGGTTCCAACCACCGCACGGACCGATCTCGCCTGCGCCGGCGCCTGCGCATGCTCTGGCTCCTGCTGGCGCTGTTGCTCAGCCTGAGCCTGATCTGGGCCCATGGCGATGGGCGAGAAGCCTTGCAAGCGCAAACCCTGCTGCCGCGCCTGCAAGCCCTGGGCCAGGCCCTGGGGCCGTTGGGGGTGATCGGCGTGATGACAATGGCTCTGGTGTTGGCCGTGCCCCTGATGCTGATGACCGTGCTGGCACTGGCGGCCCTGGGCCCGGCCCTGGGCATGACCTGTACCTTGACAGCGGGCGTGCTGGCGTCGGGGCTGAGCCACAGCATCGGCCATGGCCTGGGGCACGCCGCCTTGCGAGAACTGGCCGGCCCGCGGCTGCAGGCGATCAGCCAGGCACTGGCCGCGCGCGGCCTGATGGCCGTGATCCTGATTCGGTGGCTGCCGATTGCCCCTTTCGCCTTGGTCAATATGGTGGCCGGAGCCAGCCACATCCGACTTCGCGACATGCTGCTCGGCACCCTGCTCGGCATGCTGCCGGCCACGCTGGTCCTGGCCTTTTTCATGGATGCACTGATTCAAGCCTGGCACGAGGCCAATGCCGCCGACGGGGCACGGCTGCTGGGCGCCTTGCTACTGCTCGCCGTGGCTGCGGGCCTGCTCAGACGCTGGATGCGCCGGCGCAGACCTGAACGCTGA
- a CDS encoding peptidylprolyl isomerase — protein sequence MFDFVRKHNRLFQLLLLILILPSFALVGIEGYTSFMDGANKSVATVAGQKITQAEWDAAQREQADRLRRQMPNLDPKLLDSPEARREALDGLVRERVLQAAAKDQHLFVSDERLQAMFMNDPQFAFLRNPDGSLNKSLLAAQGMSSQMFVERLRQDLTLRQVSAGLANSSLASSANAGVAFDALLQQREVQLQRFKAQDYAAAISPSDAELEAFYKDPKNAQQFQVAENAQIQYLVLDLEALKSDVSFTEEDLRKYYSENASRYTVAEERRASHILIKTDKDGKPDERAKAKAKAEDLLAQARKNPAQFADLARKNSQDEGSAANGGDLDFFGRGAMVKPFEDAAYALKQGEISPLVESEFGYHIIQLTGVRGGEKKSFESLRAEIEAEVRKQLAQKRFTEVAEQFSNSVYEQADSLQPVADKLKLNVLNATVQRKPAPGATGPLASVKLLEAVFSDDSLRNKRNTEAVEAAPNQLVAARVVQHNPAHLLPLAQVKDTVKTQLIRQLATAQAVKAGTARVAELQKAGAADAAGLEAPVLVSRALPRDLPRKVLEGILSADASKLPAVVGIDGGDGSYVLARINKVVARDPAVVDVKRAATQYAQAWSAVEAQAYSNALKTRYKAVVKAPAAAASAAQ from the coding sequence ATGTTTGATTTCGTCCGTAAGCACAACCGCCTGTTTCAGCTGCTCCTGCTGATCCTCATCCTCCCGTCATTCGCCCTGGTCGGGATTGAGGGCTATACCAGCTTCATGGATGGTGCCAACAAGAGCGTGGCCACAGTCGCCGGTCAAAAGATCACCCAGGCCGAATGGGATGCCGCCCAGCGCGAGCAAGCCGATCGCCTGCGCCGCCAGATGCCCAATCTGGACCCCAAGCTGCTGGACTCACCGGAAGCCCGCCGCGAGGCCCTGGATGGCCTGGTGCGCGAGCGTGTGCTGCAAGCGGCTGCCAAGGACCAGCATCTCTTCGTCAGTGACGAGCGCCTGCAGGCCATGTTCATGAACGATCCTCAGTTCGCTTTCCTGCGCAACCCGGACGGCAGCCTCAACAAGTCGCTGCTGGCTGCCCAGGGCATGAGCTCGCAGATGTTCGTCGAACGTCTGCGTCAAGACCTGACCCTCCGCCAGGTGTCTGCAGGCCTGGCCAACTCGAGCCTGGCCAGCAGCGCCAATGCGGGCGTGGCATTTGATGCCTTGCTGCAGCAGCGTGAAGTGCAGTTGCAGCGATTCAAGGCCCAGGACTACGCTGCGGCCATCTCGCCCAGCGACGCCGAGTTGGAGGCCTTCTACAAGGATCCGAAGAACGCCCAGCAGTTCCAGGTGGCGGAGAACGCTCAGATCCAGTACCTGGTGCTGGATCTGGAGGCACTCAAGTCCGATGTCAGCTTCACTGAAGAAGACCTGCGCAAGTACTACAGCGAGAACGCCTCGCGTTACACCGTGGCCGAGGAACGTCGCGCCAGCCACATCCTGATCAAGACCGACAAGGACGGCAAGCCGGACGAGCGCGCGAAGGCCAAGGCCAAGGCGGAAGACCTGCTGGCGCAAGCGCGCAAGAACCCGGCTCAGTTCGCCGATCTGGCGCGCAAGAATTCGCAGGACGAGGGCTCGGCTGCCAATGGCGGCGATCTCGATTTCTTCGGCCGCGGCGCCATGGTCAAGCCGTTCGAAGACGCCGCATACGCACTCAAGCAGGGAGAGATCAGCCCTCTGGTCGAGTCCGAGTTTGGCTACCACATCATTCAGCTGACCGGCGTGCGAGGCGGTGAAAAGAAGAGCTTCGAGTCGCTGCGCGCAGAGATCGAGGCCGAGGTACGCAAGCAGCTGGCGCAAAAGCGCTTCACTGAAGTGGCTGAGCAGTTCAGCAACAGCGTCTACGAGCAGGCCGACAGCCTGCAGCCCGTGGCCGACAAGCTCAAGCTCAATGTGCTGAACGCCACCGTGCAGCGCAAGCCCGCGCCTGGCGCGACCGGGCCTTTGGCTTCGGTGAAGTTGCTGGAAGCCGTGTTCAGCGACGACTCGCTGCGCAACAAGCGCAACACCGAAGCTGTTGAGGCCGCCCCGAATCAGTTGGTTGCTGCCCGCGTGGTGCAGCACAACCCGGCGCACCTGCTGCCGCTGGCGCAGGTGAAGGACACGGTCAAGACCCAACTGATTCGCCAGCTGGCCACGGCACAAGCCGTCAAGGCGGGCACGGCCCGCGTCGCCGAGCTGCAAAAGGCCGGTGCCGCGGATGCTGCCGGGCTGGAGGCGCCGGTGCTGGTGTCGCGTGCGCTGCCGCGTGATCTGCCGCGCAAGGTGCTGGAAGGGATTCTGTCGGCCGATGCCAGCAAGTTGCCCGCCGTGGTTGGCATCGACGGCGGTGATGGCAGCTATGTGCTGGCCCGCATCAACAAGGTGGTGGCCCGCGATCCGGCTGTGGTGGATGTCAAGCGCGCCGCCACGCAGTACGCCCAAGCCTGGTCGGCTGTGGAAGCGCAAGCCTATTCCAATGCACTGAAGACCCGCTACAAAGCCGTGGTCAAGGCCCCTGCAGCCGCGGCCTCGGCAGCCCAGTAA
- a CDS encoding HU family DNA-binding protein: MNKSDLIEHIAVQADISKAAAGRALEAVIGGVKATLKKNGSVSLVGFGTFSVTKRAARAGRNPRTGDAIKIKSAKVPKFRPGKALKDAVN; encoded by the coding sequence TTGAACAAGTCTGATCTGATCGAGCACATCGCCGTGCAGGCCGACATCTCCAAAGCTGCTGCCGGCCGTGCGCTGGAAGCGGTCATCGGTGGTGTCAAGGCGACGCTGAAGAAGAACGGTTCCGTTTCTCTGGTAGGCTTCGGCACCTTCAGCGTGACCAAGCGCGCTGCGCGTGCAGGGCGCAACCCCCGCACCGGCGATGCGATCAAGATCAAGTCTGCCAAAGTGCCGAAGTTCCGGCCCGGCAAGGCGCTCAAAGACGCGGTCAACTGA
- the pgsA gene encoding CDP-diacylglycerol--glycerol-3-phosphate 3-phosphatidyltransferase, protein MFFTLPTLFTWARIVAIPLVVGVFYLDLSKDSQNFFATALFILVALTDWLDGYLARKLNQTSAFGAFLDPVADKMLVCAALLILLELGRVNALVALVIIGREIAISALREWMAQIGASGSVAVHMVGKLKTMAQMIAIPFLLFDGVLFGVLPTRPWGTWLLLAAVVLTIWSMVYYLQKALPEIRAKAR, encoded by the coding sequence ATGTTCTTCACCCTGCCAACGCTGTTCACTTGGGCCCGCATCGTCGCCATTCCGCTGGTGGTCGGTGTTTTCTATCTGGACCTGAGCAAAGACAGTCAAAATTTCTTCGCAACCGCCTTGTTCATCCTGGTGGCCTTGACCGACTGGCTGGATGGCTACCTGGCCCGCAAGCTCAACCAGACCTCGGCTTTCGGCGCCTTTCTCGACCCGGTGGCGGACAAGATGCTGGTCTGTGCGGCGCTGCTGATCCTGCTGGAACTCGGTCGTGTCAACGCCCTGGTGGCCCTGGTCATCATCGGCCGCGAGATCGCCATCTCCGCCCTGCGCGAATGGATGGCGCAGATCGGCGCCTCCGGCAGCGTGGCCGTGCACATGGTCGGCAAGCTCAAGACCATGGCGCAGATGATTGCGATTCCCTTTCTGCTTTTTGATGGTGTGCTGTTCGGCGTGCTGCCGACCCGTCCCTGGGGCACCTGGCTGCTGCTGGCTGCCGTGGTGCTGACCATCTGGTCGATGGTGTACTACCTGCAAAAAGCCTTGCCCGAGATTCGCGCCAAGGCGCGCTGA
- the uvrC gene encoding excinuclease ABC subunit UvrC, with protein sequence MPTPDAQKPAETPVDSAVPASAEEARALGEQAQAQWASERRIVEEAEALRVHQVEQAAREQRERILQEVAALPGLPGVYRYFDAQDQVLYVGKAKHIKKRVSSYFQKDHGGTRIGLMVARIARLETTVVRTESEALLLENNLIKALNPKFNILFRDDKSYPYLKLSGHQFPRISYYRGAVDRRHRYFGPFPSGWAVKESIQLIQKVFKLRTCEDTVFNNRSRPCLLYQIRRCSGPCVPEGQGADYARNVSHAERFLLGETQEVMDGLQAQMMAHSDALQFELAAEVRNQIQALARVLQQQSVDENSATGRDRDVDILAAKVQGGRACVNLAMVRGGRHLGDRAFFPRHVEEATAVSLGDDEQLSAYSPERQVLEAFMAQHYLDAHVPSLIVLSEAVDESLSEALSEQAGYKVTTQAQPRGQRRIWQEMCVKGAELALARLLAEEGSQQARTRALVEALDLQVQELDSFRIECFDISHTAGEATMASCVVFDAHQMQSSQYRRYNIEGITGGDDYAAMRQVLTRRYSKLAEAAQLGTGRLPDLVLVDGGRGQVSMAREVFEELGLDLSLIVGVEKGEGRKVGLEELVFADGRPKVYLGRDSAALMLVAQIRDEAHRFAITGMRAKRAAVRTGGSKLEDVAGIGPKKRAQLLQRFGGVRGVAAASVDEIASVKGISKELAEEIYRVLH encoded by the coding sequence ATGCCAACGCCCGATGCTCAAAAACCCGCTGAAACCCCCGTCGACTCCGCCGTCCCTGCTTCCGCGGAAGAGGCGCGCGCCCTCGGCGAACAAGCCCAGGCTCAGTGGGCGAGCGAGCGCCGCATCGTCGAGGAGGCCGAGGCCTTGCGGGTGCATCAGGTCGAGCAGGCCGCGCGCGAGCAGCGCGAGCGCATCCTGCAGGAGGTGGCGGCTTTGCCCGGCCTGCCCGGGGTCTACCGTTACTTCGACGCTCAGGACCAGGTGCTCTACGTCGGCAAGGCCAAGCACATCAAGAAGCGCGTCTCCAGCTATTTCCAGAAGGACCATGGCGGCACCCGCATCGGCCTGATGGTGGCGCGCATCGCGCGGCTGGAGACCACGGTGGTGCGCACCGAGTCCGAGGCGCTGCTGCTGGAAAACAATCTGATCAAGGCCTTGAACCCCAAGTTCAACATCCTGTTCCGCGACGACAAGAGCTACCCCTACCTCAAGCTCAGCGGCCATCAATTCCCTCGCATCAGCTACTACCGCGGCGCGGTGGACCGGCGCCACCGCTACTTCGGGCCCTTCCCGAGCGGCTGGGCGGTCAAGGAATCGATCCAGCTGATCCAGAAGGTCTTCAAGCTGCGCACCTGTGAGGACACGGTCTTCAACAACCGCTCGCGGCCGTGCCTGCTGTACCAGATCCGCCGCTGTTCCGGCCCCTGTGTGCCCGAAGGGCAGGGCGCCGATTACGCCCGCAATGTCAGCCATGCCGAGCGCTTTCTGCTGGGCGAGACGCAGGAGGTGATGGACGGCCTGCAGGCGCAGATGATGGCCCACTCGGATGCCTTGCAGTTCGAGTTGGCGGCCGAAGTGCGCAACCAGATCCAGGCCCTGGCGCGCGTGCTGCAGCAGCAGTCGGTGGACGAGAACAGCGCCACCGGGCGCGACCGCGATGTCGACATCCTGGCGGCCAAGGTGCAAGGCGGCCGCGCCTGCGTCAACCTGGCCATGGTGCGCGGTGGCCGGCATCTGGGGGACCGCGCTTTCTTCCCGCGCCATGTCGAGGAGGCCACCGCCGTGTCGCTCGGCGACGACGAGCAGCTCAGCGCCTACTCGCCCGAGCGCCAGGTGCTGGAGGCCTTCATGGCCCAGCATTACCTCGATGCCCATGTGCCCTCGTTGATCGTACTCAGCGAGGCGGTGGACGAGTCCTTGTCCGAGGCCTTGAGCGAGCAGGCTGGTTACAAGGTCACGACCCAGGCCCAGCCGCGCGGTCAGCGCCGCATCTGGCAGGAGATGTGCGTCAAGGGCGCTGAGCTGGCGCTGGCGCGCTTGCTGGCCGAAGAGGGCTCGCAGCAGGCGCGCACCCGCGCCCTGGTCGAGGCGCTGGATCTGCAGGTGCAGGAGCTGGACAGCTTCCGCATCGAGTGTTTCGACATCAGCCACACGGCGGGCGAGGCGACCATGGCCTCCTGCGTGGTCTTCGATGCGCATCAGATGCAGAGCAGCCAGTACCGCCGCTACAACATCGAGGGCATCACCGGCGGCGACGATTACGCCGCCATGCGCCAGGTGCTGACGCGGCGCTACAGCAAGCTGGCCGAGGCGGCGCAGCTGGGCACCGGCCGCCTGCCGGACCTGGTGCTGGTGGACGGTGGCCGCGGCCAGGTGTCCATGGCGCGCGAGGTGTTTGAAGAGCTGGGCCTGGATCTGAGCCTGATCGTCGGCGTTGAAAAGGGCGAGGGCCGCAAGGTCGGCCTGGAAGAACTGGTGTTTGCCGATGGCCGCCCCAAGGTCTACCTGGGCCGAGATTCGGCCGCCCTGATGCTGGTGGCGCAGATCCGCGACGAGGCCCACCGCTTTGCCATCACCGGCATGCGCGCCAAGCGCGCGGCGGTGCGCACGGGCGGCTCCAAATTGGAAGATGTGGCCGGCATCGGCCCGAAAAAGCGCGCCCAGCTGCTGCAACGCTTCGGTGGCGTGCGCGGCGTGGCGGCGGCGAGTGTGGATGAGATTGCCAGCGTCAAAGGCATTTCCAAGGAACTGGCAGAGGAGATTTATCGTGTCTTGCATTGA
- the earP gene encoding elongation factor P maturation arginine rhamnosyltransferase EarP gives MSQCSNRVWDLFCRVIDNFGDVGVSWRLARDLAARGQSVRLWIDDAAPLRWMAPGGWPAGIAVHDWREAEVEGPELEAGDVVIETFGCELPPAFVSRMAARQSAPLWLNLEYLSAEAYVERSHGLSSPQFSGPGRGLDKRFFYPGFSLRTGGLLREPGLLEAQAGVDAKAWLAAQGLQRQPGERIVSLFAYPNPRLGDLLDAMADQPTLLLVCPGAVQAELLQRERPATLRLHALPFLSQPEFDALLWAADLNLVRGEDSFVRAQWAGKPMVWQIYRQDDGAHGPKLDAFLDLYLQGAPAELAGPTRQLWRRWNELEAGPLQLPAAAPAAAQALEWRAQLLLQPDLCSQLLGLAAKSG, from the coding sequence ATGAGTCAGTGTTCGAATCGGGTCTGGGATCTGTTCTGCCGTGTGATCGACAACTTCGGCGATGTCGGCGTCAGCTGGCGCCTGGCCCGCGACCTGGCGGCACGCGGGCAAAGCGTGCGTTTGTGGATCGATGATGCGGCGCCGCTGCGCTGGATGGCGCCGGGCGGCTGGCCGGCGGGCATCGCGGTGCATGACTGGCGCGAAGCCGAGGTCGAGGGCCCCGAGCTCGAAGCCGGCGATGTGGTGATCGAAACCTTTGGCTGCGAGCTGCCGCCCGCTTTTGTCAGCCGCATGGCCGCGCGCCAGTCGGCGCCGCTCTGGCTGAACCTGGAATATCTCAGCGCCGAGGCCTATGTCGAGCGCAGCCATGGCCTGAGCTCACCGCAATTCAGCGGCCCGGGCCGCGGCCTGGACAAGCGTTTTTTCTACCCCGGCTTCAGCCTGCGCACCGGCGGCCTGCTGCGCGAACCGGGCTTGCTGGAGGCGCAGGCCGGCGTCGATGCGAAGGCCTGGCTGGCGGCGCAAGGCCTGCAGCGCCAGCCGGGCGAGCGCATCGTCAGCCTGTTTGCCTACCCCAACCCGCGGCTGGGCGATCTGCTGGACGCCATGGCCGATCAGCCCACCCTGCTGCTGGTCTGCCCCGGCGCGGTGCAAGCCGAGCTGTTGCAGCGCGAGCGGCCGGCCACGCTACGCCTGCATGCCCTGCCCTTCCTCAGCCAGCCGGAGTTCGACGCCCTGCTCTGGGCGGCCGACCTGAACCTGGTGCGCGGCGAGGATTCTTTTGTGCGGGCCCAGTGGGCCGGCAAGCCCATGGTCTGGCAGATCTACCGCCAGGACGACGGCGCGCATGGCCCCAAGCTCGACGCCTTTCTCGATCTCTACCTGCAAGGCGCCCCCGCCGAATTGGCCGGCCCGACCCGCCAGCTCTGGCGCCGCTGGAACGAGCTGGAGGCCGGCCCGCTGCAGCTGCCAGCGGCTGCGCCGGCCGCCGCCCAAGCCCTGGAATGGCGTGCGCAATTGCTGCTGCAGCCCGACTTGTGCAGCCAGCTGCTCGGCTTGGCCGCCAAATCGGGCTAA
- the efp gene encoding elongation factor P, which yields MKIAQEIRAGNVIMHGKDPMVVLKTEYSRGGRNAATVRMKLKSLLNNSGTEVVFKADDKMDQVILEKRECTYTYFADPMYVFMDTEYNQFEVEAENMGDALSYLEDSMPVEVVFYDGKAISVELPTSLVREVTWTEPAVKGDTSGKVLKPAKISTGFEIPVPIFVAQGDKIEIDTRTHEYRKRV from the coding sequence ATGAAGATTGCTCAAGAAATCCGCGCCGGCAACGTGATCATGCACGGTAAAGACCCGATGGTCGTGCTGAAGACCGAATACAGCCGCGGCGGCCGCAATGCAGCCACCGTGCGCATGAAGCTCAAGAGCCTGCTGAACAACTCCGGCACCGAAGTCGTGTTCAAGGCCGACGACAAGATGGACCAGGTCATCCTGGAAAAGCGCGAGTGCACCTACACCTACTTCGCTGACCCGATGTATGTGTTCATGGACACCGAGTACAACCAGTTCGAAGTCGAAGCCGAGAACATGGGCGACGCCCTGTCCTACCTGGAAGACTCCATGCCCGTGGAAGTGGTGTTCTACGACGGCAAGGCCATCTCGGTCGAACTGCCCACCTCGCTGGTGCGTGAAGTGACCTGGACCGAGCCGGCCGTCAAGGGCGACACCTCGGGCAAGGTCCTGAAGCCCGCCAAGATCTCCACCGGTTTCGAAATCCCCGTGCCCATCTTCGTGGCCCAAGGCGACAAGATCGAAATCGACACCCGCACCCACGAGTACCGCAAGCGCGTCTGA
- a CDS encoding CocE/NonD family hydrolase — protein sequence MRAWAQRVLTESPNPEASTTPSPQGPGNAARGVDWLNRMRLQLVAEDATGALDSLRRLREDQVRQGQAEPQLSYLNYEIYARALRLSQAEGSAGFAAAFNSTYTQVLHALSDLQAMRVERSFAYNLERGEQDWRTQLKAAPLDASVHLTQEQIKARVRAYQPWLVFRSVLPLMPPLLQAEEERRYLREQAQVRGPDGTTLSAFVMRPRNAPARLPATLVFSIYADEQDLWRQARNAAQRGYVGVAAYSRGKAGSPEVIAPYEFEHRDVNAVIDWMARQPWSDGRVGMFGGSYDGFAQWAALKRPHPALKTIVPYVAAMPGQGLPMENNVGLNANYGWAFYVGNHAYLDKTSYFDSQRWNRLADRWYESGRPHRDIDQIDGQANPWLQRWLQHPSYDGYWQSMVPQGRDYARIDIPVLSITGYYDDGQISALEYLRQHETHHPRPNHVLLIGPYDHGGAQSSFKAPVLRGYAIDPVAQFDTQELTFQWLDHQLKGGPRPALLKDRINYQVMGTNRWLHAPSLNALHRQNQRLYLSLSADGRSTELTPDRRQRAHGFEQTLDLADRQHSSNTDYYPAPILRRELDTSSGYTFVSAPLKQAMNLAGRFSGELHLVINKRDVDLGLVLYELTAQGDYLHLSYFLGRASHARDMSQRRLLTPGRVQRIPFERTRMVARHLQAGSRLVLQVNVNKNSGAQVNHGTGKPVSEESTADAGDPLHIRWLSSSFIQLPISKAVQPEDEGSSASSR from the coding sequence ATGCGTGCGTGGGCACAAAGGGTGCTGACCGAAAGCCCGAATCCTGAAGCCAGCACCACTCCATCACCCCAAGGGCCGGGCAATGCCGCCCGCGGGGTCGATTGGCTGAACCGGATGCGGCTGCAGCTTGTCGCCGAGGACGCGACCGGCGCTCTCGACAGTTTGCGCCGCCTGCGCGAAGACCAGGTGCGCCAAGGCCAGGCGGAGCCCCAGCTCAGCTATCTGAACTACGAGATCTACGCCCGCGCCCTGCGCCTGAGCCAGGCCGAAGGCAGTGCGGGCTTTGCTGCAGCCTTCAACTCGACCTACACGCAGGTCCTGCATGCACTCAGCGACTTGCAAGCCATGCGCGTGGAACGCAGCTTTGCCTACAACCTGGAGCGCGGCGAGCAGGACTGGCGGACTCAACTGAAGGCAGCGCCGCTGGATGCTTCGGTCCACCTCACGCAGGAACAGATCAAGGCACGGGTTCGCGCCTACCAACCCTGGCTGGTGTTCCGCAGCGTGTTGCCGCTGATGCCACCTTTGCTGCAGGCCGAGGAAGAACGCCGCTACCTGCGAGAACAGGCCCAGGTGCGCGGCCCCGACGGCACCACGCTCTCCGCCTTTGTGATGCGGCCCAGGAACGCGCCGGCTCGCCTGCCGGCCACTCTGGTCTTCAGCATCTACGCCGATGAACAGGATCTGTGGCGCCAGGCCCGCAACGCGGCCCAGCGCGGCTATGTGGGCGTGGCGGCGTACTCGCGCGGCAAGGCGGGCAGCCCGGAGGTGATCGCGCCCTACGAGTTTGAACACCGTGACGTCAATGCCGTGATCGATTGGATGGCCCGGCAACCCTGGAGCGATGGCCGGGTGGGCATGTTCGGCGGCAGCTACGACGGCTTTGCCCAATGGGCAGCCCTCAAGCGCCCACACCCGGCCCTGAAAACCATCGTGCCCTATGTCGCGGCCATGCCTGGGCAGGGCCTGCCCATGGAAAACAATGTTGGCTTGAATGCCAACTACGGCTGGGCGTTTTACGTGGGCAACCACGCCTACCTCGACAAGACCAGCTATTTCGATTCGCAGCGCTGGAACCGCCTGGCGGATCGTTGGTATGAGAGCGGCCGCCCCCACCGAGACATCGACCAGATCGACGGACAAGCCAACCCCTGGCTGCAACGCTGGCTGCAACACCCGAGCTACGACGGGTATTGGCAGTCCATGGTGCCGCAAGGCCGCGACTATGCACGCATTGACATCCCTGTGCTCAGCATCACCGGCTACTACGACGACGGGCAGATCTCCGCCCTCGAATACCTACGGCAGCATGAAACCCACCACCCGCGGCCGAACCATGTGCTGCTGATCGGCCCCTACGACCACGGCGGCGCGCAATCGTCCTTCAAGGCACCGGTGCTGCGCGGCTACGCGATCGACCCGGTTGCGCAGTTCGACACCCAGGAGCTGACCTTCCAGTGGCTGGACCACCAGCTGAAAGGTGGTCCACGCCCAGCCCTCCTCAAAGACCGCATCAACTACCAAGTGATGGGCACCAACCGCTGGCTCCATGCGCCGTCATTGAACGCGCTTCACCGCCAGAACCAGCGCTTGTACCTGAGCCTGTCGGCCGATGGACGGAGCACGGAGCTGACCCCAGACCGCCGCCAGCGAGCTCACGGCTTTGAACAAACGCTGGACCTCGCCGATCGCCAGCACAGCAGCAACACCGACTACTACCCTGCCCCGATCCTGCGCCGCGAGTTGGACACGAGCAGCGGCTACACCTTTGTCAGCGCCCCCTTGAAGCAGGCCATGAATCTGGCCGGCCGCTTCTCCGGCGAGTTGCACCTGGTGATCAACAAACGGGACGTCGATCTGGGCCTTGTGCTCTACGAGCTGACGGCGCAAGGGGACTACCTTCACCTGTCCTACTTCCTCGGCCGCGCCAGCCATGCCCGCGACATGAGCCAGCGCCGGCTGCTGACGCCCGGACGGGTCCAGCGCATCCCCTTCGAGCGCACGCGCATGGTGGCCCGCCACTTGCAAGCGGGCAGTCGCCTGGTGCTGCAGGTCAACGTCAACAAAAACAGTGGCGCCCAGGTCAATCACGGCACCGGCAAGCCGGTCAGCGAGGAGAGCACCGCGGATGCGGGCGATCCGCTGCACATCCGCTGGTTGAGCAGCAGCTTCATCCAGCTGCCCATCTCCAAGGCCGTTCAGCCTGAGGATGAGGGCAGCTCGGCTTCTTCGAGATAA